A region of Vigna radiata var. radiata cultivar VC1973A chromosome 6, Vradiata_ver6, whole genome shotgun sequence DNA encodes the following proteins:
- the LOC106765248 gene encoding probable inactive receptor-like protein kinase At3g56050: protein MEKNRKLSRLQDLCIASRLVAVFFLFQNLGFCCSLNEEGNALLKFRQRIVSDPFGALSNWVDDDSSFDPCNWFGVECSDGRVVALNLKDLCLEGTLAPELAKLIHIKSIILRNNSFSGTIPEGFVELKELEVLDLGYNNFSGHIPADLGSNISLAILLLDNNEFLVGFSPEINELRLLSECQVGENQLTSAAKMPACIERATTWHIGQGKGTTRGLLQLRKSFHRTHEDPRNRAANPPQEKPSLPSPPSPVPKLTPSEKNASNSPTPHSTPGSGALPKTEKSTSPKVHILVGVIGGAVFLLFSTIGLYICKTKVVNVRPWATGLSGQLEKAFVTGAQKLRRLNLEVACEDFSNVIGTSPIGTVYKGTLSSGVEIAVISVPVTSSKNWSKTLEVQFRNKIDTLSKVNHKNFVNLIGYCEEEEPFTRMLVFEYAPNGTLFEHLHIKEAEHLDWVTRLRVATGMAYCLQHMHQLDPPMALIKLNSQTVYLTDDYAAKLSDFSFSYEITSAETKAIDMPKASLETNVYSFGALLFEIVTGRLPYSVEQRDSLENWASHYIQGDQPLKDMVDPILESYQEGQLEQVAALIKSCVHPDPKQRPIMKDVSEKLREITKITPESAVPKLSPLWWAELEIASTEVR, encoded by the exons ATGGAAAAGAACAGGAAACTCAGCCGGTTGCAGGATCTTTGTATAGCTTCGCGCCTTGTGGCggtttttttcttgtttcagaaTTTGGGTTTCTGTTGTTCTTTGAATGAAGAAG GTAATGCTCTTTTGAAGTTCAGGCAGAGAATAGTGAGTGACCCTTTTGGTGCTTTGTCAAATTGGGTGGATGATGATTCATCTTTTGACCCTTGTAATTGGTTTGGAGTTGAGTGCTCAGATGGAAGAGTTGTGGCCTT GAATTTGAAGGATCTCTGCCTTGAAGGAACTCTGGCACCTGAGCTTGCGAAACTTATCCACATAAAGTCcat TATTTTACGGAACAACTCTTTCTCTGGGACAATCCCTGAAGGATTTGTGGAGTTAAAAGAATTGGAGGTTTTGGATTTGGGATACAACAACTTCAGTGGACATATACCTGCTGATCTTGGGAGCAATATCTCACTAGCAATCCT CTTGTTGGATAACAATGAATTTCTTGTTGGTTTCTCTCCGGAAATCAATGAACTGAGGCTGCTTTCTGAGTGCCAAGTGGGTGAAAATCAGCTAACGAGTGCTGCTAAAATGCCAGCGTGTATAGAAAGAGCCACCACATG gcATATTGGTCAAGGTAAAGGTACTACTCGTGGCCTACTGCAACTTCGAAAATCATTTCATCGTACTCATGAAGATCCTCGTAATCGTGCGGCTAATCCACCACAAGAGAAGCCTTCACTTCCTTCTCCTCCTTCACCAGTGCCAAAGCTAACTCCCTCTGAGAAAAATGCTTCTAATTCTCCTACTCCACATTCTACACCAGGTTCTGGAGCACTACCTAAAACTGAAAAAAGCACTTCACCAAAGGTTCATATTTTGGTTGGAGTTATAGGTGGTGCagtgtttcttcttttttcaaccATTGgcttatatatttgtaaaacaaAGGTGGTTAATGTCAGACCTTGGGCCACGGGACTAAGTGGACAGCTGGAGAAGGCATTTGTAACTG GTGCTCAAAAGCTAAGGAGATTGAATCTTGAAGTGGCATGTGAAGATTTTAGTAATGTAATTGGCACTTCACCTATTGGCACAGTGTACAAAGGAACTTTGTCCAGTGGCGTTGAAATCGCTGTAATTTCTGTTCCGGTGACATCATCCAAGAATTGGTCAAAGACTTTAGAAGTTCAATTTAGAAACAAG ATAGATACATTATCGAAAGTGAACCACAAGAATTTTGTAAATCTTATTGGATACTGTGAAGAGGAGGAGCCTTTCACCAGAATGTTGGTTTTTGAATATGCCCCAAATGGAACACTATTTGAGCATTTACACA TAAAAGAGGCTGAGCACTTGGATTGGGTAACAAGGCTTAGAGTTGCAACGGGTATGGCTTATTGCTTGCAGCATATGCACCAATTGGATCCTCCTATGGCCCTTATCAAGCTGAATTCTCAAACTGTTTATTTGACTGATGATTATGCTGCCAAACTCTCAGATTTTAGTTTCTCCTATGAAATAACCTCAGCTGAGACAAAAGCCATTGACATGCCAAAAGCAAGTCTAGAAACTAACGTTTATAGCTTTGGTGCTTTGTTATTTGAGATCGTTACTGGTCGTCTCCCTTATTCAGTGGAACAAAGGGACTCCCTTGAAAACTGGGCATCACACTATATACAAGGAGACCAACCCCTCAAGGATATGGTGGATCCAATTCTTGAATCTTACCAAGAGGGTCAGCTTGAACAAGTTGCTGCATTGATTAAATCTTGTGTGCATCCAGATCCAAAGCAGAGACCAATAATGAAAGATGTCAGTGAGAAGCTAAGAGAGATAACAAAGATAACACCTGAATCAGCAGTTCCAAAACTTTCTCCACTTTGGTGGGCAGAGCTTGAGATTGCTTCTACAGAAGTGCGTTGA
- the LOC106763160 gene encoding sorting and assembly machinery component 50 homolog — protein MATTMTNSEEPSLPNPNNNTQNSTNGDAEPHHHHDIEDEEEEDDEYDEEDDVVQQPNRRIPQSAASKLREQRFKVETLSRRLSSELVPIRVHDVVINGNTKTKDWIIEAELGGIENATSMQELVQFSKIAISRLQDLEIFDSCTVRLEAGPRELPNTANVIVDVVETGNKVSAKFSVYNKPSTSSWTAEGALTYKNFLGYGDLWDASLAYGANQATEVSIGVRAPRVRRFLTPFVARLSMLSQDWQETSSYKDQLVGASLGLISTKHHDLAYTLGWRTLADPSQMSSRSIRRQLGHGLVSSLKYTFKIDRRNSPIRPTEGYAFLSSTHVGGLTPDPRSLRFLRQEFDVRFAVPFGFYNTALNLGISAGAVFPWGHGFKTKPSPLPERFYLGGDFSPVCTLGGPTPLWGFRTRGLGPTEPRRLNRDESDDDNVDSSGWDFIGGDLAVTAFADLSFDLPIRWLREYGIHGHVFAGSGNAAKLTQNEFKHFSPRKFLESFRVSVGCGFVIPTSLFRLEGNYVYILRKGEQDRGKTGFRFSLSAPL, from the exons ATGGCAACAACAATGACAAACTCTGAAGAACCCTCTCTTCCCAACCCTAACAATAACACTCAAAACTCCACCAACGGCGATGCGGAACCTCACCACCACCACGatattgaagatgaagaagaggaagatgacGAATACGACGAGGAGGACGACGTCGTTCAGCAACCGAATCGCAGAATTCCCCAATCCGCAGCGTCCAAGCTGCGCGAGCAGCGTTTCAAGGTGGAAACCCTATCGCGGCGGTTGTCGTCGGAGCTGGTTCCGATCCGAGTGCATGACGTGGTCATAAACGGCAACACTAAGACCAAGGATTGGATTATTGAGGCGGAGCTCGGAGGCATAGAGAACGCCACCAGCATGCAGGAGCTCGTGCAATTTTCGAAAATCGCCATTTCCAGGCTACAGGACCTCGAAATCTTCGATTCCTGCACGGTTCGCCTCGAGGCTGGGCCCCGAGAACTTCCTAACACTGCCAATGTCATCGTCGACGTTGTCGAAACCGGTAACAAAGTTTCAGCCAAATTCAGCGTTTATAACAAACCCTCG ACTAGTTCTTGGACAGCTGAAGGTGCTCTTACGTATAAGAACTTCTTGGGCTATGGTGATCTATGGGATGCTTCTTTGGCCTATGGTGCCAACCAAGCGACTGAGGTGAGCATCGGGGTGCGTGCCCCTCGAGTTAGAAGGTTTTTAACTCCCTTTGTGGCACGGCTATCCATGCTTTCCCAAGATTGGCAAGAGACTTCCTCGTACAAAGATCAGTTAGTGGGTGCGTCTCTTGGGTTGATCTCGACCAAGCACCATGACCTAGCATACACTCTTGGATGGCGTACCTTGGCAGATCCATCACAGATGTCATCCAGGTCTATAAGAAGGCAGCTTGGTCATGGTTTAGTGTCTTCTTTGAAGTatacatttaaaattgataGGAGAAATTCTCCTATCAGGCCAACAGAAGGATATGCTTTTCTTTCGTCCACACATGTTGGTGGCCTCACTCCAGATCCCAGGAGCTTGCGGTTTCTGCGCCAG GAGTTTGATGTTCGATTTGCTGTCCCTTTTGGGTTTTACAATACAGCACTAAACCTTGGGATATCTGCTGGTGCTGTTTTTCCATGGGGACATGGATTCAAAACCAAGCCATCTCCCCTTCCAGAAAGGTTTTATTTGGGTGGTGATTTTTCTCCAGTTTGCACCCTAGGAGGGCCAACACCCTTATGGGGATTTAGAACTAGAGGATTAGGTCCTACTGAACCTCGTAGGCTAAATAGAGATGAATCCGATGATGACAACGTTGATTCCTCTGGATGGGACTTCATTGGCGGAGATCTTGCTGTTACTGCTTTTGCTGATCTCTCGTTTGATCTTCCAATTAGGTGGTTGAGAGAATATGGAATACATGGTCATGTTTTTGCTGGTTCTGGGAATGCTGCTAAATTAACTCAGAATGAATTTAAGCACTTCTCTCCTCGGAAGTTCTTGGAATCTTTTCGAGTGTCAGTGGGATGTGGATTTGTTATTCCTACTAGCCTCTTCCGCCTAGAG GGTAACTACGTTTACATACTCAGAAAGGGTGAGCAAGATCGTGGGAAGACTGGATTTAGGTTTAGTTTGTCAGCTCCTTTATAG